Proteins encoded in a region of the Streptomyces sp. PCS3-D2 genome:
- a CDS encoding heme o synthase, which produces MCVTAVESRPAGVLGTSPGHRPFGTRVMAFVALTKPRIIELLLITTVPVMFLAEQGVPSLWLVLVTCVGGYLSAGGANALNMYIDRDIDALMDRTSQRPLVTGMVSPRECLVFGITLGVVSTLFFGLLVNWLSAALSLGALLFYVVVYTMLLKRRTTQNIVWGGIAGCLPVLIGWSAVRNEVSWAAVILFLVIFFWTPPHYWPLSMKVADDYARVGVPMLPVVAGNKVVARQIVLYSWVMVGVSLLLTPLGYTGWFYTSVALLAGGWWLWEAHALHARAKAGVTGAKLKEMRLFHWSITYVSLLFVAVAVDPFLR; this is translated from the coding sequence GTGTGCGTGACGGCCGTCGAATCCCGTCCAGCGGGGGTGCTCGGGACGAGCCCCGGTCACCGGCCGTTCGGGACCCGCGTCATGGCTTTCGTGGCATTGACCAAGCCGCGGATCATCGAACTTCTGCTGATCACCACAGTGCCGGTCATGTTCCTCGCGGAGCAGGGCGTGCCGTCGCTGTGGCTGGTCCTGGTGACCTGCGTCGGCGGTTACCTGTCCGCGGGCGGCGCCAACGCGCTGAACATGTACATCGACCGCGACATCGACGCGCTGATGGACCGGACCTCCCAGCGCCCGCTGGTGACCGGCATGGTCAGCCCGCGGGAGTGCCTGGTCTTCGGCATCACGCTCGGCGTGGTCTCCACCCTGTTCTTCGGCCTGCTCGTCAACTGGCTGTCGGCCGCGCTCTCCCTCGGCGCGCTCCTCTTCTACGTGGTCGTCTACACGATGCTGCTGAAGCGGCGCACGACCCAGAACATCGTCTGGGGCGGCATCGCGGGCTGCCTGCCGGTGCTCATCGGCTGGTCCGCGGTCCGCAACGAGGTCTCCTGGGCCGCCGTCATCCTCTTCCTCGTCATCTTCTTCTGGACGCCGCCGCACTACTGGCCGCTGTCGATGAAGGTGGCCGACGACTACGCGCGCGTCGGCGTGCCGATGCTCCCGGTCGTCGCCGGCAACAAGGTCGTGGCGCGCCAGATCGTCCTCTACAGCTGGGTCATGGTCGGCGTCTCGCTGCTGCTGACCCCGCTGGGGTACACCGGCTGGTTCTACACCTCGGTCGCGCTGCTGGCCGGCGGCTGGTGGCTGTGGGAGGCGCACGCGCTGCACGCGCGGGCCAAGGCGGGCGTGACGGGCGCGAAGCTCAAGGAGATGCGCCTGTTCCACTGGTCGATCACCTATGTGTCGCTGCTGTTCGTGGCGGTGGCCGTGGATCCCTTCCTCCGTTGA
- a CDS encoding amidohydrolase family protein has translation MIETPPLVDQYCHGVLRTELGLGTFEAQLIRSAGPPAAGTTFFDTQTGFAVRRWCPPLLGLEPHAAPARYLARRRELGPAESARRLLRGSGVAAYLVATGPAEDLTAPKDVALAADAEAFETVRLESLAEQVADTSGTVAAFLANLAEAIHHAASGAAAFACSATPARPDGAQGTGLDPDPPGPGEVRGAAGRWLTGRPRGGAVADPVLLRHLLWSAVASGLPLQLHTGAGDPAVLTGFVRATAGFGTRLVLLGGYPHHRHTARLAEAFPHVYADAGAGLGRTGARAAAVLAELLELAPFGKVLFSSGGRRLPELHAVGALVFREALARVLGGWVAEGSWSWRDAERVAAMVAAGNARRVYRLDRP, from the coding sequence ATGATCGAAACGCCGCCCCTGGTGGACCAGTACTGCCACGGAGTCCTCCGTACGGAGCTGGGCCTGGGCACCTTCGAGGCCCAGCTGATCCGCTCGGCCGGCCCGCCCGCCGCCGGCACCACCTTCTTCGACACCCAGACCGGTTTCGCGGTCCGCCGCTGGTGCCCGCCGTTGCTGGGGCTGGAGCCGCACGCCGCCCCCGCCCGCTATCTGGCCCGGCGCCGCGAGCTGGGCCCGGCCGAGTCCGCGCGGCGGCTGCTGCGGGGGTCCGGGGTCGCCGCCTACCTGGTCGCCACCGGCCCGGCCGAGGACCTCACCGCGCCCAAGGATGTGGCGCTCGCCGCCGACGCCGAGGCCTTCGAGACCGTACGGCTGGAGTCACTGGCCGAACAGGTCGCCGACACCTCCGGGACGGTGGCCGCCTTCCTCGCCAATCTGGCCGAGGCGATCCACCACGCTGCCTCGGGTGCCGCGGCCTTTGCCTGCTCCGCGACCCCGGCCCGTCCCGACGGCGCGCAGGGCACGGGCCTGGATCCCGATCCGCCCGGTCCGGGAGAGGTGCGCGGAGCGGCCGGACGCTGGCTGACCGGGCGGCCGCGCGGGGGAGCCGTGGCGGACCCCGTACTCCTGCGGCACCTGCTCTGGAGCGCGGTGGCGTCCGGGCTGCCGCTCCAACTGCACACGGGCGCGGGGGATCCCGCGGTGCTGACCGGATTCGTACGGGCCACCGCGGGTTTCGGCACCCGGCTGGTGCTGCTCGGCGGATATCCGCACCACCGGCACACGGCGCGGCTCGCGGAGGCCTTCCCGCACGTCTACGCCGACGCCGGCGCGGGCCTGGGGCGAACCGGGGCACGGGCCGCGGCGGTCCTGGCCGAGCTGCTGGAGCTCGCCCCGTTCGGGAAGGTGCTGTTCTCCAGCGGGGGGCGGCGGCTGCCCGAACTGCACGCGGTGGGCGCCCTGGTGTTCCGCGAGGCGCTGGCCCGGGTGCTGGGCGGCTGGGTCGCCGAGGGGTCCTGGTCCTGGCGGGACGCGGAGCGGGTGGCGGCCATGGTCGCGGCGGGCAACGCCCGCCGCGTCTATCGGCTGGACCGGCCGTGA
- a CDS encoding heme A synthase, producing the protein MLNPLAFIASRWTPSPRIVRRAALAALVMSVAIVVTGGAVRLTGSGLGCDTWPKCTDDSLIVTQEQGFHGAIEFGNRMLTYVLCAAVGWVILAARSAEPWRHSLTRLGWLQFAIVMSNAVLGGITVLTGLNPYSVAGHFLLATTLIAVTTLTWQRAGEGDTAPRPRVPGPVGKLSWALIASTLVLIAAGTVVTGSGPHAGDSSEIKRMPFDWEVTAHVHAIAAWLVCALAVAMWLVLRVVDAPADTRARARDLLLVLLAQGGIGYVQYFTDVPEVLVAVHMLGSCLVWVAVLRLALSLRERPATEAGTPAPADARLSTV; encoded by the coding sequence GTGTTGAACCCCCTCGCATTCATCGCCAGCCGCTGGACCCCGTCACCCCGGATCGTCCGGCGGGCCGCGCTCGCCGCGCTCGTCATGAGCGTGGCCATCGTCGTCACCGGCGGCGCGGTGCGGCTGACCGGATCCGGTCTCGGCTGCGACACCTGGCCCAAGTGCACCGACGACAGCCTGATCGTGACGCAGGAGCAGGGCTTCCACGGCGCCATCGAGTTCGGCAACCGGATGCTGACGTACGTGCTCTGTGCCGCCGTCGGCTGGGTGATCCTCGCGGCGCGCTCGGCCGAGCCCTGGCGCCACTCGCTGACCAGGCTCGGCTGGCTCCAGTTCGCCATCGTGATGAGCAACGCCGTGCTCGGCGGCATCACCGTACTGACGGGCCTCAACCCCTACAGCGTGGCCGGGCACTTCCTCCTCGCCACCACGCTGATCGCGGTGACGACCCTCACCTGGCAGCGCGCCGGCGAGGGCGACACCGCCCCCCGCCCGCGCGTCCCCGGCCCGGTGGGCAAGCTGTCGTGGGCCCTGATCGCCAGCACCCTCGTGCTGATCGCCGCGGGCACGGTGGTCACCGGCTCCGGCCCGCACGCCGGCGACAGCAGCGAGATCAAGCGGATGCCCTTCGACTGGGAGGTCACCGCGCACGTGCACGCGATCGCCGCCTGGCTGGTCTGCGCGCTGGCCGTGGCGATGTGGCTGGTGCTGCGCGTGGTCGACGCACCCGCCGACACCCGGGCGCGCGCCCGCGACCTGCTGCTCGTCCTGCTCGCCCAGGGCGGCATCGGCTACGTGCAGTACTTCACCGACGTGCCCGAGGTCCTGGTCGCCGTGCACATGCTGGGCTCCTGCCTGGTGTGGGTCGCCGTGCTCCGGCTGGCCCTGAGCCTGCGGGAACGGCCGGCCACCGAAGCGGGCACACCCGCTCCCGCGGACGCCCGGCTCTCCACCGTCTGA
- a CDS encoding ABC transporter permease, whose translation MSAGTFTPRPGAAPVSRMILAQTALETRMLLRNGEQLLLTVIIPALLLVLFSAVDIVDTGAGESVDFLAPGILALAVMSTAFTGQAIATGFDRRYGVLKRLGASPLPRWALMAAKTLSVLVTEVLQIALLTAIALALGWSPQGDPLSVAALVLLGTAAFSGLGLLMAGTLKAEATLAAANLVFLLLLVGGGVIVPMEKFPGAVQSVLGLLPISALSNGLREVLQQGAALPWGDAAVLTAWAVLGLGAAARLFRWE comes from the coding sequence ATGAGCGCCGGTACGTTCACCCCCCGCCCGGGGGCCGCGCCCGTGTCCCGCATGATCCTCGCGCAGACGGCGCTGGAGACCCGGATGCTGCTGCGCAACGGCGAGCAGTTGCTGCTCACCGTGATCATTCCGGCGCTGCTCCTGGTGCTGTTCTCCGCCGTCGACATCGTCGACACGGGTGCCGGGGAATCGGTGGACTTCCTCGCCCCCGGCATCCTCGCCCTCGCCGTGATGTCCACCGCCTTCACCGGCCAGGCCATCGCCACCGGCTTCGACCGCCGCTACGGGGTGCTCAAGCGGCTCGGGGCCTCCCCGCTGCCGCGCTGGGCTCTGATGGCCGCCAAGACCCTCTCGGTGCTGGTCACCGAGGTGCTGCAGATCGCCCTGCTGACGGCGATCGCCCTCGCGCTGGGCTGGTCCCCGCAGGGGGACCCGCTGTCGGTCGCCGCGCTGGTCCTGCTGGGCACCGCCGCCTTCTCGGGGCTCGGACTGCTGATGGCCGGGACCCTGAAGGCAGAAGCCACCCTGGCCGCGGCCAACCTGGTGTTCCTGCTGCTGCTGGTCGGCGGCGGGGTGATCGTGCCGATGGAGAAGTTCCCGGGCGCCGTTCAGTCCGTCCTGGGGCTGCTGCCCATCTCGGCCCTCTCCAACGGTCTGCGCGAGGTGCTCCAGCAGGGAGCGGCGCTGCCGTGGGGTGACGCGGCCGTGCTCACGGCCTGGGCCGTACTCGGTCTGGGCGCCGCCGCCCGCCTCTTCCGCTGGGAATGA